The Litchfieldia alkalitelluris genome has a window encoding:
- a CDS encoding threonine ammonia-lyase, translated as MELTVTFQDVLKARKALEGRIIHTPLIQSTNLSKEVGSDVWFKMESLQKTGSFKVRGALNKLDSLTEEELAKGVITASAGNHAQGLAYASSLKNVSAQIIVPMTTPETKKQGIKRLGGDLVVHGNSYDEAEEYALHLAEETGRVFVNAFEDDYIIAGQGTSALEAFLAEPDFDAVVVPAGGGGLLCGVALVAKAVNPDIKVIGVQTHASPPWYYSFKAGELVPVEYSASLAEGLHGGITKANLDLALKIVDDIILVEEEKVAEAMVWMAKEHHYMIEGSGAVGIAALRDGILPELKGKKVLTFITGSNVDFDKLTKLSKHVE; from the coding sequence TTGGAATTAACTGTAACCTTTCAAGATGTGTTAAAAGCTAGAAAAGCGCTAGAAGGAAGAATTATTCATACACCGCTTATACAATCAACGAATCTATCAAAAGAAGTTGGAAGTGATGTGTGGTTTAAAATGGAGAGCCTTCAAAAAACAGGTTCATTCAAGGTCAGAGGAGCTCTAAATAAACTAGATTCATTAACAGAGGAAGAGTTAGCAAAGGGAGTGATTACCGCTTCAGCAGGTAACCATGCTCAAGGGCTTGCATATGCATCTTCGTTAAAAAATGTTTCCGCGCAAATTATCGTCCCAATGACTACGCCGGAAACGAAAAAGCAAGGGATAAAAAGATTAGGTGGAGATCTTGTTGTTCACGGCAATTCTTATGATGAAGCAGAGGAATATGCTCTACATCTTGCAGAGGAAACTGGTCGTGTATTTGTAAATGCGTTTGAGGATGACTATATTATTGCTGGTCAAGGAACCTCGGCACTTGAAGCATTTTTAGCAGAGCCTGATTTTGATGCAGTCGTTGTTCCAGCTGGTGGTGGAGGTTTACTATGTGGTGTGGCTCTTGTAGCAAAAGCAGTGAACCCAGATATCAAAGTGATTGGAGTTCAAACACATGCGTCTCCACCTTGGTATTATTCTTTTAAAGCAGGTGAACTAGTCCCAGTTGAATATTCAGCTTCATTGGCAGAAGGTTTGCATGGTGGAATTACAAAAGCAAATCTTGATTTAGCTCTTAAAATTGTCGACGATATTATTTTAGTTGAAGAAGAAAAGGTAGCAGAGGCAATGGTGTGGATGGCAAAGGAACATCACTACATGATTGAAGGATCTGGAGCAGTTGGAATCGCAGCATTACGTGATGGAATTTTACCAGAACTAAAAGGAAAGAAAGTATTAACCTTTATTACTGGGAGTAATGTCGATTTTGACAAATTAACCAAGCTCTCTAAACATGTTGAGTGA
- a CDS encoding ornithine cyclodeaminase family protein, producing METTIISKKQIEKLLTMDAVIAAVEEAYGLFSAQKVTLAPVLSIDVEKHHGELDIKAGYEQVDDIISVKLASGFWNNPENYNLPSGLATIVLVDAKNGVPLAVMDGGLITDMRTGAAGAVSAKYLARPNSKRVAIFGTGMQARMQLLALSEILDIEEVYIWGRNEAKVASYVQEMEARVKATFYQGMSAEECTVNADIIITTTPSKTPLFEAEWVQPGTHVICIGTDMPGKQEVDPKLFEKAKIVVDSFIQCQERGEIQHALTSGLISEVYAEIGEIVLGEKQGRESNQEITVFDSTGLAIQDITTAKMILKLTNDRKDLIKVELI from the coding sequence ATGGAGACAACAATCATTTCAAAAAAACAAATAGAAAAGTTATTAACAATGGATGCGGTGATTGCAGCAGTTGAAGAAGCCTATGGACTATTTTCTGCTCAAAAGGTAACTCTTGCTCCTGTATTATCGATTGACGTTGAGAAGCATCATGGTGAATTAGATATAAAAGCCGGCTATGAGCAAGTTGACGACATCATTAGTGTAAAGCTAGCGTCGGGATTTTGGAACAATCCTGAAAACTATAACCTCCCATCAGGGCTAGCAACGATTGTATTAGTTGACGCGAAAAACGGAGTTCCACTTGCTGTCATGGATGGCGGATTAATTACCGATATGAGAACAGGTGCAGCAGGGGCTGTCTCAGCTAAATATCTAGCACGACCTAATTCAAAGAGGGTAGCAATATTTGGAACAGGAATGCAGGCAAGAATGCAATTGCTTGCTTTATCAGAAATCCTTGATATTGAAGAAGTATATATATGGGGCCGAAATGAAGCGAAAGTAGCTAGCTATGTGCAAGAAATGGAAGCACGTGTAAAAGCAACTTTTTATCAAGGGATGTCGGCAGAGGAATGTACAGTGAACGCTGATATCATTATCACAACAACGCCAAGTAAAACTCCGTTGTTTGAAGCTGAGTGGGTACAACCGGGAACACATGTGATTTGTATTGGTACAGATATGCCAGGAAAACAAGAGGTTGACCCAAAGCTCTTTGAAAAAGCAAAAATCGTTGTTGATAGTTTTATACAATGTCAGGAACGAGGAGAAATTCAGCATGCGTTAACTAGTGGCCTCATTTCAGAGGTGTATGCTGAAATTGGTGAAATTGTATTAGGTGAGAAACAAGGTCGTGAAAGTAACCAAGAAATTACTGTGTTTGATTCTACCGGATTGGCGATTCAAGACATAACCACAGCAAAGATGATTTTAAAGCTGACAAATGATCGCAAGGACCTAATTAAAGTTGAATTGATTTAA
- a CDS encoding mandelate racemase/muconate lactonizing enzyme family protein, translating into MEIQKVDIYGIRLPLKEPFIISYDTFDHMPIIVTRLETDEGIVGWGESLPDPHVTGETWESTYQVIRNELAPLVLGENPFSIDYIHKKMNERIYAAPSAKAAIDIALYDLMGKITGQPLYQLLGGKAHPELVTPQVISMKSPEAMAKDGAAFVKAGYRNIKIKVGSGGGPSLDINRIRAVREAISEETKLRVDANQGWDLFTAITVINETKDCQVEWYEQPVIAHDLKSIAEIRRTTHAKIMVDESVHNSQDLLNVIEHRAADLLNIKLMKAGGIYPALALASIAEAAGMSCQIGSMVESAIGTLAGAHLSIAKTIIKSNEMIGPKMFTKDVGEVVYHGDVLKLPDKPGLGVDVDEYFIKENQIFQCSLSI; encoded by the coding sequence GTGGAAATACAAAAGGTTGATATTTATGGGATTCGTTTACCATTAAAGGAGCCTTTTATTATATCATATGATACGTTTGATCATATGCCTATTATAGTTACCAGGCTTGAGACTGATGAGGGTATAGTTGGTTGGGGCGAGAGTTTACCTGATCCACATGTGACAGGGGAGACCTGGGAAAGCACTTATCAAGTTATTCGGAATGAGTTAGCACCTTTGGTACTTGGGGAAAACCCATTTTCGATCGATTATATTCATAAAAAAATGAATGAACGAATTTATGCTGCACCATCAGCAAAAGCTGCTATCGATATTGCTTTATATGATTTAATGGGAAAGATTACAGGTCAACCGCTTTATCAGTTACTAGGTGGCAAAGCCCACCCCGAGCTAGTTACCCCGCAGGTGATTAGCATGAAGTCTCCAGAAGCAATGGCAAAGGATGGCGCAGCATTTGTTAAAGCGGGTTATCGGAATATTAAAATTAAAGTTGGAAGTGGGGGAGGCCCCTCTTTAGATATCAATAGGATTAGAGCGGTAAGAGAAGCAATTTCAGAAGAAACAAAGCTCCGTGTTGATGCTAACCAAGGTTGGGATTTATTTACTGCTATTACCGTTATTAATGAAACTAAAGATTGCCAAGTGGAGTGGTATGAACAGCCAGTGATAGCCCATGATTTAAAAAGTATAGCGGAAATTCGAAGAACAACCCACGCAAAAATCATGGTCGATGAAAGTGTTCATAATAGCCAAGACCTCTTGAATGTGATTGAGCATAGGGCGGCTGACTTACTTAATATTAAGCTAATGAAAGCTGGTGGAATTTATCCAGCCCTAGCACTAGCAAGTATTGCAGAAGCAGCAGGAATGTCATGTCAAATTGGTTCGATGGTTGAATCAGCAATAGGAACACTGGCAGGAGCGCATCTTTCCATTGCAAAAACGATTATTAAATCAAATGAAATGATTGGTCCAAAGATGTTCACCAAAGATGTAGGTGAGGTTGTATATCATGGTGATGTATTAAAGTTGCCTGATAAACCTGGCCTTGGCGTAGATGTAGACGAATATTTTATAAAAGAGAATCAGATTTTTCAGTGTTCACTATCGATCTAA
- a CDS encoding M20 metallopeptidase family protein has translation MVEVVSQTEQLVEKLIKDRRYLHEHPELSGIEFETGKYIKERLESLEITILDYKFPNVIGYIKGKVGKKTLALRADIDALPIVEEGDKPYLSKNHGVAHVCGHDGHTAVLLAVSEWIAQNQDEIEPNILLIFQSSEEITPSGAEALVRDGILENVDEIYGIHLWQGLKKGKIGLTYGPMMASADDFEITIEGSGGHGSMPQDTVDPIYIATHVIQALQSIVSRNLNPVHPSVISVGRIEAGTAYNIIPNNVKLYGTVRGLTLDDVTILRQQMLKLTAGICASFGAKGSVRYIIGTPPLVNHPEQSKYIEKVIRTTFGDDTFELVEPVMGGEDFAYYLLKKPGSFIFVGMGGEKSKYPHHHPRFEIDEDVLPNAVKLFIEIIKNYQ, from the coding sequence ATGGTGGAAGTTGTATCACAAACAGAACAACTAGTTGAAAAGTTAATAAAAGACAGACGTTACCTACATGAACATCCTGAACTATCTGGGATTGAGTTTGAAACAGGTAAATATATTAAAGAACGATTAGAGTCTTTGGAGATTACTATATTAGATTATAAGTTTCCTAATGTGATTGGTTATATTAAAGGTAAGGTTGGTAAAAAGACATTGGCTTTACGTGCGGATATCGATGCCCTCCCGATTGTGGAGGAGGGTGATAAGCCGTATCTATCAAAAAATCATGGAGTTGCACATGTGTGTGGGCATGATGGTCATACAGCGGTGTTGTTAGCAGTCTCAGAATGGATTGCTCAAAATCAAGATGAGATTGAACCGAATATCTTACTTATTTTTCAATCGTCTGAAGAGATTACTCCAAGTGGAGCAGAAGCTCTAGTTAGAGATGGAATCTTAGAAAATGTGGATGAAATCTATGGCATTCACCTCTGGCAGGGATTGAAGAAGGGGAAGATTGGGTTAACTTATGGACCAATGATGGCCTCTGCAGATGATTTTGAAATAACAATTGAAGGATCTGGGGGCCATGGTTCGATGCCACAGGATACAGTTGATCCAATTTATATTGCAACCCATGTGATTCAAGCATTGCAATCAATTGTTAGTCGTAATTTAAATCCAGTTCATCCCAGTGTAATTTCAGTTGGTAGGATTGAAGCGGGTACAGCTTATAACATTATTCCTAATAATGTAAAGCTATATGGAACAGTCCGCGGCTTAACACTTGATGATGTCACAATCCTTCGTCAACAAATGCTCAAGCTTACTGCAGGGATTTGTGCTAGTTTTGGTGCAAAGGGTTCTGTTCGTTACATTATTGGTACGCCGCCGCTTGTGAACCATCCAGAGCAAAGTAAATATATTGAAAAAGTGATACGTACCACATTTGGGGATGATACCTTTGAGCTTGTCGAACCAGTGATGGGGGGCGAGGATTTTGCTTATTATTTGTTAAAAAAACCGGGTTCGTTCATTTTTGTTGGTATGGGCGGTGAAAAAAGTAAATATCCACACCATCATCCACGCTTTGAAATTGATGAAGATGTATTACCGAACGCGGTAAAGCTTTTCATTGAAATTATAAAAAACTATCAATAG
- a CDS encoding efflux RND transporter permease subunit, with protein sequence MTFMQEGVVKINIAARIIKHKKSIAIIFGIVAVICSIAQFFVSVNYNMVDYLPEDAPSTIAMEVMDQEFSGSVPNTRVMINDVTVQEALVYKEKLESIDGVSEVMWLDDAIDVKTPLEMADQETVEAYYKDNKALFSLSIREGDEVAVTDELYALIGEEHSMSGEAVNTASSQKMAGNESMYAAALLVPIIILILVLSTTSWIEPVFFLTAIGVSVLINLGTNIFIGEVSFVTQSVSPILQLAVSLDYAIFLLHSFQYYRKKTNNIEEAMMLAMKQSFPAITASAATTFFGFIALTLMDFKIGSDLGINLVKGIVLSFISVMVFLPALTLCFYKWIDKTQHKPFIPEFKNIGNAVLKVRIPSLLIVFLVLVPSFLAQSNTNFIYGIGEQPETTRAGNDIIAIEEVFGRSTPMVVLVPKGDMAKETALSEALTELDHITSVISYSNTVSAVIPPDFLGEEVTDQFYSENYSRIILYTDASNEGEKAFSLIEKVQQTASGYYGDEAHLVGESVTLYDIRNTVLQDNVVVNLVTVITIAIVLFFTFRSISIPVVLLLTIQSAVWINLSVPYFTDSSLVYVGYLIISTVQLAATVDYAILLTEYYKEKRKEMPVLAAIKHTIDEKIFSIAISASILSSVGFILWFTSSNPVVSSIGLLLGRGALLAFIMVVFFLPAVLFTFDKLIEKTTWRAKFFKEGR encoded by the coding sequence ATGACATTCATGCAAGAAGGAGTGGTTAAGATCAACATTGCAGCACGAATTATTAAGCATAAAAAATCAATTGCGATTATATTTGGGATCGTGGCAGTTATCTGTTCGATTGCCCAGTTCTTTGTTTCGGTGAATTATAATATGGTAGATTATTTGCCCGAGGATGCCCCTTCTACGATTGCGATGGAAGTGATGGACCAGGAATTTTCCGGTTCTGTTCCAAATACACGGGTGATGATTAATGATGTGACCGTTCAAGAGGCCCTTGTCTACAAAGAAAAGCTTGAAAGCATTGATGGTGTATCAGAAGTAATGTGGTTAGATGATGCCATCGATGTAAAAACGCCACTTGAAATGGCTGATCAAGAAACAGTTGAAGCGTACTACAAAGATAATAAAGCCCTCTTCTCACTAAGTATTCGTGAAGGAGATGAGGTAGCAGTCACGGATGAGCTGTATGCATTGATTGGCGAAGAACATTCCATGTCTGGAGAAGCCGTTAATACCGCCTCTTCTCAGAAAATGGCGGGAAATGAATCGATGTATGCGGCAGCATTGCTCGTACCGATTATCATTTTGATCTTAGTGCTGTCGACCACCTCTTGGATCGAGCCAGTATTTTTCCTGACGGCGATTGGCGTTTCGGTTCTGATTAACTTAGGAACGAATATCTTTATTGGTGAAGTTTCCTTTGTAACACAATCGGTTAGTCCGATTTTACAGCTAGCCGTGTCGCTAGATTATGCGATATTTCTTTTACACAGCTTTCAGTATTATCGTAAGAAAACCAATAACATTGAAGAAGCGATGATGCTTGCGATGAAGCAATCGTTTCCTGCGATTACAGCAAGTGCTGCAACCACCTTCTTTGGTTTTATCGCTCTTACGTTAATGGATTTTAAAATTGGTTCAGATTTAGGGATCAACTTAGTAAAAGGAATTGTATTAAGTTTTATCAGCGTTATGGTGTTTTTACCTGCGCTTACCCTTTGCTTTTACAAATGGATTGATAAAACACAGCATAAGCCCTTTATTCCTGAGTTCAAAAATATCGGGAATGCCGTGTTAAAAGTAAGAATTCCCAGCCTATTAATAGTCTTTCTTGTCCTTGTACCGAGCTTTTTAGCTCAAAGTAACACGAATTTCATTTATGGAATTGGCGAGCAGCCAGAAACCACACGTGCTGGCAACGATATCATTGCGATTGAAGAGGTGTTTGGACGCTCAACCCCAATGGTCGTGCTAGTGCCTAAAGGCGATATGGCAAAAGAAACAGCGTTAAGTGAAGCACTAACAGAGCTTGACCATATCACCAGTGTGATCTCATACTCGAATACAGTGAGTGCGGTGATTCCACCTGATTTTCTCGGGGAAGAAGTAACCGACCAATTTTATTCGGAAAATTATAGTCGGATTATTTTATATACCGACGCAAGCAATGAAGGTGAAAAAGCCTTTTCATTAATTGAAAAGGTGCAGCAAACAGCTTCAGGCTATTATGGTGATGAGGCACACCTTGTGGGAGAAAGTGTGACTTTATACGATATTCGTAACACGGTCCTCCAGGATAATGTCGTAGTGAACTTAGTAACAGTCATCACGATTGCGATTGTTCTTTTCTTCACCTTCCGATCGATCTCGATTCCAGTGGTGTTACTGCTTACGATTCAGTCAGCTGTATGGATCAATTTATCGGTTCCATACTTTACCGACTCGTCACTGGTGTATGTTGGGTATTTAATTATTAGTACCGTCCAGCTTGCCGCCACGGTCGATTATGCGATTCTCCTAACTGAATACTATAAGGAGAAACGAAAAGAGATGCCAGTTTTAGCAGCGATCAAGCATACAATTGACGAGAAAATTTTCTCGATTGCAATCTCAGCTTCGATTTTATCAAGCGTAGGATTTATCCTTTGGTTCACCTCATCAAACCCAGTCGTGTCATCGATTGGACTACTGCTTGGTCGTGGTGCGTTACTTGCTTTTATCATGGTCGTATTTTTCTTACCTGCGGTGTTATTTACCTTTGATAAACTGATTGAAAAAACAACATGGAGAGCCAAATTCTTTAAGGAGGGAAGATGA
- a CDS encoding aminotransferase, with translation MEIKTFKVEEWMNEYEMEAVYNIAETCVDSLTVNELISIDGTDPAVFFQEMGKKKLTYGDIEGSPAFRQLVANLYDEVKPENVLVMNGAIGANFLVFYSLVKPGDHVVSVHPTYQQLYDVPASFGATVDLLRLTPENNFLPDIEVLRSLVNEKTKLICINNPNNPSGAIIEREMLEEIVEIARSVGAYILCDEVYRGLWQDENTVVPSIVDLYEKGIVTQSMSKVFSLAGVRLGWIAGPKEVIAECIRHRDYTTISCSMIDDLLAVHALKNYDKVLERNLKIVRDNLAILDEWVRNEPSVTYIKPRAGTTAMLKYDLPISSEEFCIGLFKANGAFLTPGSCFDMEGYLRIGYACETEVLRQGLEKVSEYIGSLSGVEV, from the coding sequence TTGGAAATAAAAACATTTAAAGTAGAAGAGTGGATGAATGAATATGAAATGGAAGCTGTTTATAACATTGCAGAAACTTGTGTGGATTCTCTAACTGTAAATGAATTGATTTCTATTGATGGTACAGACCCAGCTGTTTTTTTTCAAGAAATGGGAAAGAAAAAGTTAACATATGGCGACATTGAAGGATCTCCTGCTTTTAGACAGCTTGTTGCTAATCTATATGATGAGGTCAAACCGGAAAATGTATTAGTAATGAATGGAGCGATTGGAGCAAACTTTCTTGTATTTTATTCACTTGTTAAACCAGGAGACCATGTCGTATCTGTTCATCCTACATATCAACAATTATATGACGTGCCAGCATCTTTTGGTGCAACTGTCGATTTATTAAGATTAACTCCTGAAAATAATTTCTTACCTGATATAGAGGTCTTAAGATCACTTGTTAATGAAAAAACAAAGTTAATTTGTATTAACAATCCAAATAATCCTTCTGGTGCAATTATCGAAAGAGAAATGCTGGAAGAGATTGTTGAAATTGCTCGCTCCGTAGGTGCTTATATTTTATGTGATGAAGTGTACCGTGGTTTATGGCAGGATGAGAATACTGTCGTGCCTTCCATTGTTGATTTATATGAAAAGGGAATTGTCACACAAAGTATGTCTAAAGTCTTTTCATTAGCTGGTGTACGATTAGGCTGGATTGCAGGACCTAAAGAAGTGATTGCTGAATGTATAAGGCACCGTGATTATACAACCATTAGCTGCAGTATGATTGACGATTTACTAGCGGTCCATGCATTGAAGAATTACGACAAAGTACTAGAGAGAAACTTAAAGATTGTTCGTGACAATCTAGCTATTCTTGATGAATGGGTGAGAAATGAACCGAGTGTTACGTATATCAAGCCTCGTGCAGGTACAACAGCAATGTTGAAATATGATTTACCGATTTCTTCTGAAGAATTTTGTATTGGTTTGTTTAAAGCAAATGGTGCTTTTTTAACTCCTGGTAGCTGCTTCGACATGGAAGGTTACCTCCGAATTGGTTATGCATGTGAGACCGAAGTACTGAGACAGGGCCTTGAGAAAGTATCAGAATATATTGGGAGTTTAAGTGGTGTTGAAGTTTAG
- a CDS encoding YhgE/Pip domain-containing protein: MRKKLLLVIMTVALILPSFSSAAEHSSTAKAATSGKIATKDEVVYASLSPTGDTEEIYVVNILDVTQAGTVIDHGTYAKIENLTDLSVLQQVGDTVQIDAPKGDFYYQGNLPNQALPWNISITYKLDGNVVAPEKLAGANGHLEMNIKTSANSAISDIFYKNYLLQISIPLDSEAFENIEAPDATIANAGTDKMLTFTVMPEQDGDFTIEADVSDLEMQGFDISAVPSTMPIQKPDTDEMTEEIQSLTDAIAAVNSGVAELSSGISEFNNGVQELPSGSIAFKNGLSTLSNESAGLVNASKNIDDSLTSISDALNQQTVDINLEDFGQVTDGLDSFADGLYTLADELKKQDADFSAALTSLDGAVAALPANDIQEEEIQELYDSGVAPEVVDQLVATYHAARNVKETYDSIKEAFLTVDQTLDELSRSVEETADQVAGISKQISTAMEQLDVADQITQLQQGMKTLADNYGQFHTGLVGYTNGVAQLSSNYSKLHSGIVSVANGTNELENGAAELSDGTQKLEDETSELPDQLKEEIDSMMDKYDKSDFKAASFVSEENTDVNNVQFVIKTDSILKEEVEEDAGEKEEKKGFWDRLLDLFR, from the coding sequence ATGAGAAAGAAACTACTACTTGTGATCATGACAGTTGCGCTTATCTTGCCTTCATTTTCATCTGCTGCTGAACATAGCTCAACTGCCAAAGCAGCTACATCTGGTAAAATTGCCACAAAGGATGAAGTCGTTTATGCAAGCTTAAGTCCTACTGGTGACACAGAAGAAATATATGTTGTGAACATTTTAGATGTTACACAAGCTGGGACGGTGATTGATCACGGTACCTATGCAAAAATAGAGAATCTAACGGATTTGTCAGTACTCCAGCAAGTCGGTGATACCGTTCAAATCGATGCTCCTAAAGGCGATTTTTACTATCAGGGAAACTTGCCAAATCAAGCACTACCTTGGAACATCTCCATCACCTATAAGCTCGACGGAAATGTCGTAGCACCGGAAAAGCTTGCTGGTGCTAACGGGCATCTTGAGATGAATATTAAAACATCAGCGAACTCAGCAATCAGTGATATTTTTTATAAAAATTATTTGTTACAGATTTCCATCCCGCTTGATTCAGAAGCGTTCGAAAACATTGAAGCACCCGATGCAACGATTGCCAATGCGGGCACCGACAAGATGCTCACCTTCACTGTGATGCCGGAACAAGATGGTGATTTTACGATTGAAGCAGATGTGAGCGATTTGGAGATGCAGGGCTTTGACATCTCAGCCGTCCCATCTACAATGCCGATCCAAAAACCTGATACAGATGAAATGACAGAGGAAATCCAGTCTTTAACAGACGCGATTGCTGCTGTCAATTCAGGTGTGGCTGAATTAAGTTCTGGGATTTCTGAATTTAACAATGGCGTGCAGGAGCTTCCAAGTGGTTCAATTGCATTCAAAAATGGTTTATCAACGTTAAGCAATGAATCTGCCGGGCTTGTCAATGCATCTAAAAATATTGATGATTCACTTACATCAATTAGTGATGCACTCAATCAACAGACGGTGGATATCAACTTAGAGGACTTCGGGCAAGTAACGGACGGATTAGATTCCTTTGCAGATGGTCTTTACACATTAGCAGATGAATTGAAGAAACAAGATGCCGATTTTTCCGCTGCATTGACCTCATTGGACGGTGCGGTTGCAGCTCTACCGGCCAATGACATTCAAGAGGAAGAAATCCAGGAACTTTATGACAGTGGCGTAGCACCAGAAGTCGTCGATCAACTAGTGGCGACCTATCATGCAGCCCGTAATGTTAAAGAAACCTATGATTCTATTAAAGAAGCGTTTCTGACTGTAGATCAAACACTAGATGAGTTAAGTCGTTCGGTTGAAGAAACGGCGGATCAAGTCGCAGGAATCTCAAAACAGATTTCCACAGCGATGGAGCAGCTTGACGTCGCAGACCAAATCACTCAATTGCAGCAAGGAATGAAAACCCTCGCTGATAACTATGGACAATTTCATACAGGTCTAGTCGGCTACACAAACGGGGTCGCTCAGCTGTCAAGCAACTACAGCAAGCTTCACTCCGGAATCGTTTCAGTAGCAAACGGAACGAACGAGCTTGAAAATGGAGCCGCCGAGCTTTCTGATGGGACCCAAAAACTTGAAGATGAAACAAGTGAACTACCAGATCAACTAAAAGAAGAAATCGACAGCATGATGGACAAATACGACAAATCTGACTTCAAAGCTGCTTCATTTGTATCTGAAGAAAATACCGACGTGAACAATGTGCAATTCGTGATTAAAACGGACAGTATTTTGAAAGAAGAAGTAGAAGAAGATGCTGGGGAAAAAGAAGAAAAGAAAGGGTTTTGGGATCGTTTGTTGGATTTGTTTAGATAG